Proteins encoded together in one Lathyrus oleraceus cultivar Zhongwan6 chromosome 5, CAAS_Psat_ZW6_1.0, whole genome shotgun sequence window:
- the LOC127080022 gene encoding histone H2A.Z-specific chaperone CHZ1-like gives MASESDGGYLVDWWYMDNSCSNYLTGNKQWLINFDSRKRTKIRYADDKYLNAEGMGNVKVRVKNGKIVLIKDVWVKAEKQSGQKLKTLRTNGGGEYNSTEFRKFCKENVIEHEVTMPHTPQHNGLAKRRNIILLDTKEHVEGEEAPSRLTGRNFEGEYASEEDFSSKDESESEGDSEDEEESEGESNSEGEFDSDPDSDDDLESGGNHDSESGLTSEGSPSSDNVPTSEEDSEQVQRPQTIRQIPIRFVEFDMLQDTEIYSEREVIQCAMFVYSKPVSTEEALKKKVWLKSMKQELEGI, from the exons ATGGCTTCTGAATCTGATGGTGGGTATTTggtagactggtggtatatggacaaTAGTTGCTCAAATTACTTAACTGGAAACAAACAATGGCTGATTAATTTTGACTCAAGAAAGAGGACAAAAATCAGATATGCTGATGATAAGTATCTGAATGCTGAAGGAATGGGAAATGTCAAGGTCAGAGTGAAGAATGGAAAAATTGTTCTTATCAAGGATGTTTG GGTGAAAGCTGAAAAGCAAAGTGGTCAGAAGCTGAAAACTCTCAGAACTaatggtggaggtgagtataactctacagAGTTCAGAAAGTTCTGTAAGGAGAATGtaattgagcatgaggttacgATGCCACACactcctcaacacaatggtcttgctaAAAGAAGAAACATAATTTTGCTTGATACGAAGGAGCATGTTGAAGGAGAAGAAGCTCCCTCACGCCTTACAGGGAGAA ACTTTGAAGGAGAATATGCCTCTGAAGAAGACTTTTCCTCTAAAGATGAGTCAGAGTCTGAAGGTGACTCTGAGGATGAAGAAGAGTCTGAAGGAGAATCTAACTCTGAAGGTGAATTTGATTCTGATCCAGATTCTGATGATGATCTAGAATCTGGTGGTAATCATGACTCTGAAAGTGGTCTGACCTCTGAAGGTAGTCCATCATCTGATAATGTTCCAACATCTGAAGAAgattctgaacaagttcagagaccacaaacAATTAGACAAATACCAATAAGATTTGTagagtttgacatgttgcaaGATACTGAGATATACTCTGAAAGGGAAGtcattcagtgtgccatgttCGTATACTCTAAACCAGTCAGTACTGAAGAAgctctcaagaagaaagtgtggttGAAGTCCATGAAACAAGAACTTGAGGGTATATAA